In the Agrobacterium vitis genome, ATCACCGCAATCGGCAAATCGCCGCTGCAACTGTTCCAGCTGATGTTTGCGGGCGGCTTCGGCTCGTGGTTTTCGCTGCAAAATGCCCTTAGCCGGGCCGCCCCGCTGCTGCTGACCGCACTTTGCGTAGCAGTTCCGGCCCGGCTTGGGCTCACAATCATCGGCGCGGAGGGCGCGCTGGTGCTGGGCGGTCTGGCGGCAGCGGCCATCGCCGTTCCGCTGGCTCCGGGCTTCAGTCCCCCCGCTCTTTGGCTGATCATGGGGCTTTGCGCCATGCTGGCGGGCGGTGTGTGGATCGGCTTTGCCGGAGCGCTGAAACATTATCGCGGCGTCAATGAAACCATATCCTCGCTGCTGCTGGCCTATATCGCCATCGCACTGATGAACCACCTGATCGAAGGGCCGCTGCGCGATCCGGCCAGCCTCAACAAGCCCTCGACCCTGCCCCTGCCTGCCGCCGACATGATCGGCAAGATCCCCGGCATGGATGTGCATTGGGGCTTGGCGGTCGGCGTCATCGCCTGCATCCTCTCCTATATCGTTATCGAATGGACCAGCATCGGTTTTGCGGCCCGGATCGCGGGTGGCAATATGCGCGCCGCCCAAATCCAAGGCTTGCCGGTTGGCCGGTTGATCGTCGGCTTCACCGCGCTGGCAGGCGGTTTTGCAGGCCTTGCCGGAATGATCGAAGTTGCCGCCGTGCAGGGCAGCGCCAATGGCGCGCTGGTGGCGGGCTATGGCTATACCGGAATTCTCGTCGCCTTCCTCGCCCGGCAAAATCCGCTGGCGATCATTCCCGTCGCGATCTTTCTCGGCGGCATCACCGCCTCCGGCGGGTTGATCCAGCGCCGCATGGGCCTGCCCGATGCCACCGTGCTGGTGCTTCAAGGTACGCTGTTCGTAGTCATCCTGTTTTGCGAAACGCTGTATGGCCGGTTCAGCGTCTTTAATCCTGAGCTTTGGAAGCAGCCAGACGCCGCGAAAGGAGCCCAATGATGGACGAAAGCGCACTTGGCCTCTGGGGCGTGCCGCTGGCGATATTGGCGGGTGCCATCCGCGTCTCCACCCCCTTCATCTTCGTCAGCCTCGGCGAAACCCTGACGGAGCGGTCGGGCCGCATCAATCTGGGCCTTGAAGGCACATTGGTGTTTGGCGCCATGGCCGCCTATGCCGTGGCTGTCATGACAGGTTCACCCTGGGCTGGCGTCGTTGCGGCCATGGTGGCCGGATCGCTGTTTGGCCTGCTGCATGGCTTTATCTGCAAGTTTCCAAAGGTCAATGACATCGCCATCGGCATTGGCATGATGCAGTTCGGGCTGGGCCTCGCCTTCTTCTTCGGCAAGCCGTTCATCCAGCCGGTCGCCCCGAAACTGCCGGTGATTTCCCTCGGCTTCTGGTCGCATCTGCCGCAGATCCAGGCGGCGCTGACCATCAACATCCTGTTCGTCATCGGCCTTGTGCTGGCGCTTTTCCTATGGTGGGGGCTGAAGAATACCCGTATCGGCCTGATCCTGCGGGTGGTCGGCGACAGTTCGGACGCCGCCCGCGCCATGGGCATCAACCCGGACACCGTGCGCCTGCTGGCAACCATGGCAGGCGGAGCGCTGGCG is a window encoding:
- a CDS encoding ABC transporter permease, with translation MITTPESRTHLPPGLQPKSAGRHALRPVVEWLARRTEPVAITLLAVLIGLGLFSLFITAIGKSPLQLFQLMFAGGFGSWFSLQNALSRAAPLLLTALCVAVPARLGLTIIGAEGALVLGGLAAAAIAVPLAPGFSPPALWLIMGLCAMLAGGVWIGFAGALKHYRGVNETISSLLLAYIAIALMNHLIEGPLRDPASLNKPSTLPLPAADMIGKIPGMDVHWGLAVGVIACILSYIVIEWTSIGFAARIAGGNMRAAQIQGLPVGRLIVGFTALAGGFAGLAGMIEVAAVQGSANGALVAGYGYTGILVAFLARQNPLAIIPVAIFLGGITASGGLIQRRMGLPDATVLVLQGTLFVVILFCETLYGRFSVFNPELWKQPDAAKGAQ
- a CDS encoding ABC transporter permease encodes the protein MDESALGLWGVPLAILAGAIRVSTPFIFVSLGETLTERSGRINLGLEGTLVFGAMAAYAVAVMTGSPWAGVVAAMVAGSLFGLLHGFICKFPKVNDIAIGIGMMQFGLGLAFFFGKPFIQPVAPKLPVISLGFWSHLPQIQAALTINILFVIGLVLALFLWWGLKNTRIGLILRVVGDSSDAARAMGINPDTVRLLATMAGGALAAVGGAYLSLFYPGSWNERISSGQGLMAVALVIFARWNPLGCVLASLLFGGAGALGPALQSVGVSEGYYLFYAAPYVLTLIILIITSSPTRALSGAPAALSLTK